CGCCACCTCGGGCTTCAGGTGCCCGTCGCAGTTGTTCAGCAGCTCCTTCACCAAGCCCTGAGCGGGCGGGACACGCTCTTCAGCACGCTTCCGAGCACCACCACCACGACGACGGCGACCGATGGCGTGGCTGGGGCTACTACCTTCATGATCACGTCGGCGGGGATGCAGTGAGTCAGCAGCTCGTACAGACGACCTCTCACCTCAAAGAGCCTGGCCCAAAGAAGATGACTTTGAACGGTGGAgcgcgggggggggggcgcgGCGGCTGCGCTCGGAGCGCCCCGTGGCCTACCTCTGAGGGCTCTGCTGGCTGACGATGGCGTTGGCCGTTTCGCGCAGGAACACCTCCCAGTCGCTTTCCGTCACTTCCTGCTCCGACGAGAACGGGTACCTGAGAAGCGGGGCGCCGGACCGGCAAAAaggttcaagaaaaaaaaaaacgacgctCGGTGGGCCGTGTTTAACGCCACTCACTGCTGCGCCCTGCAGGCCTCGCACATCAGCAGGGCTTTGCGAAGGTTGCGCCCCGACTTGTCGCCGATCCGCTTGGCCAGCTCGGGCGGGAGGACCAGACCCTCTTTCTTGCACACCCAGGTCAGAATGCCGCACACCTGAGGGTGGAGAAAAGGAAGACGGACCCCCGGTCCGAGGAGACCTCACTGGGGTGGGGCCGGGCGCACCCCGTGGCCGACTCACCTCCTCCGTGCTGGGCAGGGCCACGCGGAGGGCCAGGCAGCGGCTGCGTATGGGCCCGATGATCTTGGAGGTGGAGGTGGAGCAGAGCACCAGGCGGCAGGTGGACGCGTACTTCTCCATGGTGCGCCGCAAAGCGTGCTGGGCGTCCTTGGTCAGCCGGTCGGCTTCGGTGAGCAGCACcactgagggagggagggccgGTGGGCATGCAGGGGTTCAGTGAGACGGTCGTGTCAAGTCGGGTCAGGTCAAGTCGAGTCAAAGAGACGCGGGCACCTTTGAACTCGCGCTGCGTGCTGGACTGGATCTGCTGCGACTGAGCCATGGTCTTGATCAACTCCTGGACCACCACGCGGTCTTGGTAACCCACATCGCTGACGAATGGATCCGCACGTGAACACTCTGGACTGATTTCCGTGAGGGGGAATTCCATTACCTGGGGTTGACTTCCAGGTGGTAGTTGCTGGCTATGGTGTTGATCTCAATCTTCTTCTTGGAGGGAGCCTACGAGTAAGaacaagaggaagaggaagaggaagaggaagaagcagaagaagaagaagaacaagaggAAGATGACGGAGAGGAAGAAGGCTATCCAGTATTC
The nucleotide sequence above comes from Stigmatopora argus isolate UIUO_Sarg chromosome 22, RoL_Sarg_1.0, whole genome shotgun sequence. Encoded proteins:
- the rfc3 gene encoding replication factor C subunit 3; translation: MSLWVDKYRPTTLGKLDYHKEQASQLKNLVQRGDFPHLLFYGPSGAGKKTRIMCLLREIYGPGVEKLRIEHQTIVAPSKKKIEINTIASNYHLEVNPSDVGYQDRVVVQELIKTMAQSQQIQSSTQREFKVVLLTEADRLTKDAQHALRRTMEKYASTCRLVLCSTSTSKIIGPIRSRCLALRVALPSTEEVCGILTWVCKKEGLVLPPELAKRIGDKSGRNLRKALLMCEACRAQQYPFSSEQEVTESDWEVFLRETANAIVSQQSPQRLFEVRGRLYELLTHCIPADVIMKGLVKELLNNCDGHLKPEVAHMAAYYEHRLQMGNKAIYHLEAFTAKFMAVYKKFMEDGMDAMMF